From one Tsukamurella tyrosinosolvens genomic stretch:
- a CDS encoding CGNR zinc finger domain-containing protein: MHINPYGEDPVLLAVDLANDPPADLDDLVRRCDAHDMLVETVGAEDFEGCRALVDAWLTVVDADDVPARVARLNALLAEHASHPRVTDHAGTGWHIHYRESGATLTGQLAVLILTGTALHLTTRGMSRLGRCASSDCAAVFADVSRNGRQRYCSPRCGSREAVRRHRAA; this comes from the coding sequence GTGCATATCAACCCTTACGGCGAGGATCCGGTACTGCTCGCGGTCGACCTGGCGAACGATCCGCCAGCCGACCTCGACGACCTGGTCCGACGGTGCGATGCGCACGACATGCTCGTCGAGACCGTCGGCGCGGAGGACTTCGAGGGTTGTCGCGCGCTGGTCGACGCGTGGCTCACCGTGGTCGACGCGGACGACGTCCCGGCCCGCGTCGCGCGGCTCAACGCGCTCCTCGCTGAGCACGCGTCCCACCCCCGCGTCACCGACCACGCCGGGACCGGGTGGCACATCCACTACCGCGAGTCCGGCGCGACGCTCACCGGCCAGCTCGCCGTCCTAATTCTCACCGGGACCGCGCTGCACCTGACGACGCGCGGCATGAGCCGGCTCGGTCGCTGCGCCTCGTCGGACTGCGCCGCGGTCTTCGCCGACGTCTCCCGCAACGGCCGGCAGCGGTACTGCTCGCCGCGCTGCGGCAGCCGGGAGGCGGTGCGCCGCCACCGCGCGGCCTGA
- a CDS encoding LppU/SCO3897 family protein has product MTTPTPGPTCRFCGAAPAIETTVRGHQGFLIAMRFLKQKGPFCRTCGIATVRDMSAKSLWQGWLTLVSVIVNPLTLLWNLSVWVRLRRLPEPEPASAPHLDPGKPLYQRLAMLGLLIPVAMIGTVAYFGQRDVAGAVVGDCVSMSGTGSNAESDKVDCSDASARYRIVGKLSGTEDDAGCAEYPSATMSYTMKRKTGSVVVCLEPLTPA; this is encoded by the coding sequence ATGACCACCCCCACCCCCGGCCCGACGTGCCGGTTCTGCGGCGCCGCACCCGCCATCGAGACGACGGTGCGCGGCCACCAGGGCTTCCTCATCGCGATGCGTTTCCTCAAACAGAAGGGCCCGTTCTGCCGCACCTGCGGCATCGCGACCGTGCGCGACATGTCCGCGAAGAGCCTCTGGCAGGGCTGGCTCACACTGGTCTCCGTCATCGTCAACCCGCTCACCCTGCTGTGGAACCTGTCCGTGTGGGTGCGCCTGCGCCGCCTCCCCGAACCGGAACCCGCCTCGGCGCCGCACCTGGATCCCGGCAAGCCGCTGTACCAGCGGCTCGCGATGCTGGGCCTGCTCATCCCGGTGGCGATGATCGGCACGGTCGCCTATTTCGGGCAGCGCGACGTGGCCGGCGCCGTCGTCGGCGACTGCGTCTCGATGTCGGGCACGGGGAGCAACGCCGAGTCCGACAAGGTGGACTGCTCGGATGCGAGCGCCCGGTATCGGATCGTCGGGAAGCTGTCGGGCACCGAGGACGACGCCGGCTGCGCGGAGTACCCGAGCGCCACGATGTCCTACACGATGAAGCGCAAGACCGGCTCGGTCGTCGTGTGCCTGGAGCCGCTCACGCCCGCGTGA
- a CDS encoding bile acid:sodium symporter family protein: protein MSASPPPEVPANPALAAEARVARTAVTVFPLLVLVAGVVGYLTPSTFTPLAPSVPYLLGLIMFCMGLTLTPPDLASVAKRPWAVVLGIVAHYVIMPGAGWVIAHGLQLEPELAVGVILVGCAPSGTASNVMAFLAKGDVALSVAVASVSTLIAPIVTPLLVLLLAGSYLPIDAGGMVLDIVKTVLLPVILGVLARRFAKNLVARALPVLPWASAIVIAVIVAIVVAGSASKLAAAGGIVFLAVVLHNGFGLGLGYLAGKVGRLDDRARRALAFEVGMQNSGLAATLATAHFSPLAALPSAVFSLWHNVSGAVVAAWLARRPLSDEAITRA, encoded by the coding sequence ATGTCTGCGTCGCCGCCGCCCGAGGTCCCCGCGAACCCCGCCCTCGCTGCGGAAGCGAGGGTCGCGCGGACGGCGGTCACCGTCTTCCCGCTCCTGGTGCTCGTGGCGGGCGTCGTCGGGTACCTGACGCCGAGCACGTTCACGCCGCTCGCGCCCTCGGTGCCGTACCTGCTCGGCCTGATCATGTTCTGCATGGGGCTCACGCTGACGCCGCCGGACCTGGCCTCCGTGGCGAAGCGGCCGTGGGCGGTGGTGCTCGGCATCGTCGCGCACTACGTGATCATGCCGGGCGCGGGCTGGGTCATCGCCCACGGCCTGCAGCTCGAACCCGAGCTGGCGGTCGGCGTCATCCTGGTCGGCTGCGCGCCGTCGGGGACGGCGTCGAACGTGATGGCATTCCTGGCGAAGGGAGACGTGGCGCTCTCGGTGGCGGTGGCGAGCGTGTCCACGCTCATCGCCCCGATCGTGACGCCGCTGCTGGTGCTGCTCCTCGCCGGGTCCTACCTGCCGATCGACGCCGGCGGCATGGTGCTCGACATCGTCAAGACCGTTCTGCTGCCGGTGATCCTCGGCGTGCTCGCACGCAGGTTCGCCAAGAATCTGGTAGCGCGGGCGCTCCCCGTACTGCCGTGGGCGTCGGCGATCGTCATCGCGGTCATCGTCGCGATCGTGGTGGCAGGCAGCGCGAGCAAGCTCGCCGCCGCGGGTGGCATCGTCTTCCTCGCGGTGGTGCTGCACAACGGCTTCGGCCTGGGTCTCGGCTACCTCGCGGGCAAGGTCGGGCGCCTCGACGACCGCGCCCGGCGCGCCCTCGCCTTCGAGGTCGGCATGCAGAACTCCGGGCTCGCGGCCACGCTGGCCACCGCCCACTTCTCGCCCCTCGCGGCACTGCCCTCCGCGGTCTTCTCACTGTGGCACAACGTCTCCGGTGCCGTCGTCGCGGCCTGGCTGGCCCGTAGGCCGTTGTCCGACGAGGCGATCACGCGGGCGTGA
- a CDS encoding heavy metal translocating P-type ATPase: MDVTTDARSGDTDTRLTTAHRTRPWDLAEIRWATGALVLFLLGIAAQLAGAPAWVWWALHLSCYAAGGWEPALAGLRALRERTLDVDLLMVVAAIGAAGIGQVTDGALLIVIFATSGALEAWATARTEDSVRGLLDLAPDRAVVVARDGSERAIAAADLVAGNVIRVRPGDRIAADGTVVDGASEVDQATITGEPLPVDKRVGDEVFAGTVNGTGALTIRADRAAADSVVARIAAMVAEASRTKARAQLFIEKVEQRYSIGMVVCTLAVFAIPLAFGSDLRSALLRAMTFMIVASPCAVVLATMPPLLAAIAHAGRRGVLIKSAVVMENLATVDTVAFDKTGTITSGRPTLATVEAVPGRGFVADEVLALAAAVERLSEHPLAAAVVDAADRKGLTVLAARDFAARPGRGVTGTVEGRRIAVLSPHAGAAPIDAAVADSVRHHEAQGDTAVVVTRDGIPIGVLALTDTARRDAAVAVAALGRDGVATSLLTGDNPRAAARIAGEVGIGAVRAGLLPADKTAAIAGIREGGRTVAMVGDGVNDAPALAAADAGIALGGAGSDLALRAADVVLVRDDLTVVPSILAFARRARRVVVANLAIAATFIAVLVVWDLVGHLPLPLGVAGHEGSTIIVGLNGLRLLRRGAWPART; this comes from the coding sequence ATGGACGTCACCACCGACGCGCGGAGCGGCGACACCGACACTCGACTCACCACGGCGCACCGCACCCGACCCTGGGACCTCGCCGAGATTCGGTGGGCGACCGGAGCGCTGGTGCTGTTCCTGCTCGGGATCGCGGCGCAGCTCGCCGGCGCGCCGGCGTGGGTCTGGTGGGCGCTCCACCTGTCCTGCTACGCCGCCGGGGGCTGGGAACCCGCACTCGCGGGCCTTCGAGCCCTGCGCGAGCGGACCCTCGACGTCGATCTGCTCATGGTCGTGGCCGCGATCGGCGCGGCCGGGATCGGCCAGGTCACCGACGGCGCTCTGCTCATCGTCATTTTCGCCACCTCGGGCGCGCTCGAGGCGTGGGCCACGGCCCGCACCGAGGATTCGGTCCGGGGCCTGCTCGACCTCGCGCCCGACCGCGCCGTCGTCGTCGCGCGCGACGGCTCCGAACGGGCGATCGCGGCGGCGGACCTGGTGGCGGGAAACGTGATCCGCGTCCGGCCGGGCGACCGGATCGCCGCGGACGGCACCGTCGTCGACGGCGCGAGCGAGGTCGACCAGGCGACCATCACCGGCGAGCCGCTGCCGGTCGACAAGCGCGTCGGCGACGAGGTCTTCGCCGGCACCGTCAACGGCACCGGGGCGCTGACGATCCGAGCGGACCGCGCGGCCGCGGACTCGGTGGTCGCCCGGATCGCCGCCATGGTCGCGGAGGCGTCGCGGACCAAGGCGCGCGCCCAACTGTTCATCGAGAAGGTCGAGCAGCGCTACTCGATCGGCATGGTCGTGTGCACGCTCGCGGTGTTCGCGATCCCGCTCGCCTTCGGCTCCGACCTGCGGTCGGCGCTGTTGCGCGCCATGACCTTCATGATCGTCGCCTCCCCGTGCGCCGTCGTGCTCGCCACGATGCCCCCGCTGCTCGCCGCGATCGCCCACGCCGGGCGGCGCGGCGTGCTCATCAAATCCGCTGTCGTCATGGAGAATCTGGCCACGGTCGACACCGTCGCCTTCGACAAGACCGGCACGATCACCTCCGGTCGGCCCACGTTGGCCACGGTGGAGGCGGTGCCCGGCCGCGGTTTCGTCGCCGACGAGGTACTCGCCCTCGCGGCCGCGGTCGAGCGGCTCAGCGAGCATCCGCTCGCGGCCGCGGTCGTGGACGCCGCGGACCGGAAGGGTCTGACAGTGCTCGCGGCGCGGGACTTCGCCGCCCGTCCCGGCCGCGGGGTGACGGGCACCGTCGAGGGCCGGCGGATCGCCGTGCTCTCGCCGCACGCCGGCGCAGCGCCGATCGATGCGGCGGTCGCCGATTCCGTGCGCCACCACGAGGCCCAGGGGGACACCGCGGTCGTCGTCACGCGCGATGGCATCCCGATCGGCGTGCTCGCCCTCACCGACACGGCGCGGCGGGACGCGGCGGTCGCCGTCGCCGCGCTCGGTCGCGACGGCGTGGCGACCTCGCTCCTGACCGGCGACAATCCCCGCGCCGCCGCACGCATCGCAGGGGAGGTCGGGATCGGGGCTGTCCGCGCGGGGCTGCTCCCCGCGGACAAGACCGCCGCGATCGCGGGCATCCGGGAGGGAGGGCGGACCGTCGCGATGGTCGGGGACGGGGTCAACGACGCGCCCGCGCTCGCGGCCGCCGACGCCGGGATCGCGCTGGGCGGAGCGGGATCCGACCTCGCACTGCGGGCTGCGGACGTGGTCCTCGTGCGTGATGATCTGACCGTAGTGCCGTCGATTCTCGCTTTCGCGCGGCGGGCGCGTCGAGTGGTCGTGGCGAACCTCGCGATCGCCGCGACGTTCATCGCGGTGCTGGTCGTCTGGGATCTCGTCGGGCACCTGCCGCTGCCCCTCGGCGTGGCGGGGCACGAGGGCTCGACGATCATCGTCGGGCTCAACGGCCTCCGGCTGCTCCGCCGGGGTGCCTGGCCCGCACGCACGTGA
- a CDS encoding ArsR/SmtB family transcription factor, whose product MGHRITGDGAAPLDAATAERVATTLQALATPSRLLILSQLRGQAMAVGDLAAAVAMEPSAVSHQLRLLRNLGLVTGVREGRSIVYSLYDNHVAQLLDEAVYHSEHLRMGLADRPAATELSAT is encoded by the coding sequence ATGGGACACCGGATCACCGGCGACGGCGCCGCCCCGCTCGACGCCGCGACCGCCGAGCGGGTCGCCACCACACTGCAGGCGCTCGCCACGCCGAGCCGTCTCCTGATCCTCTCGCAGCTGCGCGGGCAGGCGATGGCCGTGGGCGACCTCGCTGCCGCAGTGGCGATGGAACCGTCGGCGGTCTCCCACCAGCTCCGGCTCCTACGCAACCTCGGCCTGGTCACCGGCGTCCGTGAGGGGCGCAGCATCGTCTACAGCCTCTACGACAACCACGTGGCCCAGCTCCTCGACGAGGCCGTGTACCACAGCGAACACCTGCGCATGGGCCTCGCCGACCGGCCCGCGGCCACAGAGCTCTCCGCCACCTGA
- a CDS encoding oxygenase MpaB family protein: MAVIDQALIRSRRARRPETLADLMTMVGLTSGVANIIMQLSLPAVGHGVHESRVVSGSPRRRPFKRLRTTSQHLVVSVLGNESDRDAFREEMRAVHAHVHSTESSPVRYSGNARDLQLWVAACLFRFYIDQYELLYGPLDRAALDVLTPAAAPLATGVNVPESAWPQSWHEFEDYWDSMLPSLSIAPEVRDDLKSLSDFMFLHEALGAPGWVLARVFGPLNHFLTRGNLPSEFRDMLGWKWSEAEQLWFERFLRLVRVADVVNPQAIRLYAQLMLLDLRLRLRVRGSILGAEKVVDAPLGEQGRTPAERRRNRR, encoded by the coding sequence ATGGCCGTCATCGATCAGGCTCTGATCCGCTCCCGCCGTGCGCGGCGGCCCGAGACGCTCGCCGACCTCATGACCATGGTCGGCCTGACGAGCGGCGTCGCGAACATCATCATGCAGCTCTCGCTGCCCGCGGTCGGGCACGGAGTCCACGAGAGTCGCGTCGTGTCCGGCAGCCCGCGCCGACGGCCGTTCAAGCGCCTCCGGACCACGTCGCAGCACCTGGTGGTCTCCGTGCTCGGGAACGAGTCCGACCGGGACGCCTTCCGCGAGGAGATGCGCGCGGTGCACGCCCACGTGCACTCCACCGAGAGCAGTCCCGTCAGGTACAGCGGCAACGCCCGCGACCTGCAGCTCTGGGTGGCGGCGTGCCTCTTCCGCTTCTACATCGACCAGTACGAGCTGCTCTACGGTCCGCTCGACCGTGCCGCCCTCGACGTGCTCACGCCCGCCGCCGCCCCGCTCGCCACCGGGGTCAACGTCCCGGAGTCCGCGTGGCCGCAGAGCTGGCACGAGTTCGAGGACTACTGGGATTCGATGCTGCCCTCGCTGTCGATCGCTCCCGAAGTCCGCGACGACCTGAAGTCCCTCTCGGACTTCATGTTCCTCCACGAGGCGCTCGGTGCCCCGGGCTGGGTCCTCGCCAGGGTCTTCGGCCCGCTCAACCACTTCCTCACGCGCGGCAACCTCCCGTCGGAATTCCGGGACATGCTCGGATGGAAGTGGTCCGAGGCGGAGCAGCTGTGGTTCGAGCGGTTCCTGCGTCTGGTTCGCGTGGCGGACGTCGTGAACCCGCAGGCGATCAGGCTGTACGCCCAGCTCATGCTCCTCGATCTCCGGTTGCGGCTGCGCGTGCGCGGCTCGATCCTCGGGGCCGAGAAGGTCGTCGACGCGCCGCTGGGCGAGCAGGGGCGCACCCCCGCCGAGCGCCGCCGGAACCGCCGCTAG
- a CDS encoding crotonase/enoyl-CoA hydratase family protein: protein MTDPADRPAAWRDPQTESPQYAGRDREDREVSYRTLTYEVTGRVARITFDRPERGNAITADTPIELADAVERADLDPRVHVILVAGRGKGFCGGYDLSIFAENGEHPEERAAVTGSVLDPVVQARNHDPSGTWDPMIDYQMMSRFNRGFASLLHANKPTVAKLHGFAVAGGTDIALYADQIICAADTRIGYPPTRVWGVPAAGMWAHRIGDQRAKRLLLTGDTITGAQAAEWGLAVEAPAPELLDERTEDLVARIARLPINQLIMTKLALNSALLAQGVGNSAMISTVFDGVSRHTREGYAFQQRAAAAGFRTAVAERDGPFGDGKR from the coding sequence ATGACCGACCCCGCAGACCGGCCCGCCGCGTGGCGGGACCCGCAGACCGAGTCCCCGCAGTACGCGGGACGAGACCGCGAGGACCGGGAGGTGAGCTACCGGACGCTGACCTACGAGGTGACCGGGCGCGTCGCGCGGATCACCTTCGACCGCCCCGAGCGCGGCAACGCGATCACCGCGGACACGCCCATCGAACTCGCGGACGCCGTCGAGCGCGCGGATCTCGATCCGAGGGTGCACGTCATCCTCGTCGCGGGGCGCGGCAAGGGCTTCTGCGGCGGCTACGACCTCTCGATCTTCGCCGAGAACGGCGAGCATCCGGAGGAGCGCGCGGCGGTGACCGGATCCGTCCTCGATCCCGTGGTGCAGGCGCGCAACCACGACCCGTCGGGCACGTGGGACCCGATGATCGACTACCAGATGATGAGCCGTTTCAACCGTGGCTTCGCGAGCCTCCTGCACGCGAACAAGCCGACCGTGGCGAAGCTGCACGGCTTCGCGGTCGCCGGTGGCACCGACATCGCCCTGTACGCCGACCAGATCATCTGCGCCGCCGACACCCGTATCGGCTACCCACCCACCCGGGTGTGGGGCGTCCCCGCCGCCGGCATGTGGGCGCACCGCATCGGCGACCAGCGGGCGAAGCGCCTCCTCCTCACCGGCGACACCATCACCGGTGCTCAGGCTGCCGAATGGGGCCTCGCCGTCGAGGCGCCAGCCCCCGAGCTGCTCGACGAGCGCACCGAAGACCTCGTGGCGCGCATCGCGCGGCTGCCCATCAACCAGCTCATCATGACCAAGCTCGCGCTGAACAGCGCGCTCCTCGCGCAGGGCGTGGGCAATTCCGCGATGATCAGCACCGTGTTCGACGGTGTCTCCCGGCACACGCGCGAGGGGTACGCGTTCCAGCAGCGTGCCGCTGCGGCCGGATTCCGGACCGCGGTTGCCGAGCGGGACGGCCCCTTCGGCGACGGCAAGCGGTGA
- a CDS encoding oxygenase MpaB family protein: MTDPQTPVDGTVVSLAPPLADDGRVGGTNAADPLAPGGFGRWIAGHPLVLLYANVPALIMPTLHPKIAHVLSEKDRALNGSEGLPDLQATARRLISTYEMVMGIVFAGPEADDVAHGLYELHRPIAGSMPDGTPYHAWNKDVWNWTWGSILKGGIDIAEEFGLFRTDGEREEAYRALTEIGRRYGVRGLPDTYADFVEYWQPIVDDVLAVSPEVRFIVDHALTLPRPRGWDAVPLPVWQLLSLPLVRTIRVGILAGVPERFHDELGLRATAIDRIERELHGLFWRTLPRPVAGLFGPAYFGLRRRFGTPGWRTFYSRAELAAQKDAADEIRRTATGPAH; this comes from the coding sequence ATGACCGATCCCCAGACGCCCGTGGACGGCACCGTCGTCTCTCTCGCCCCGCCCCTCGCCGACGACGGTCGGGTCGGCGGAACGAACGCCGCGGATCCGTTGGCGCCCGGCGGCTTCGGTCGCTGGATCGCGGGCCATCCGCTGGTCCTGCTGTACGCCAACGTCCCCGCGCTGATCATGCCGACCCTGCACCCCAAGATCGCCCACGTGCTGAGCGAGAAGGACCGCGCCCTCAACGGCAGCGAGGGCCTGCCCGACCTGCAGGCCACCGCGCGCCGCCTGATCAGCACGTACGAGATGGTCATGGGGATCGTCTTCGCCGGGCCGGAGGCCGACGACGTCGCGCACGGGCTCTACGAGCTGCACCGCCCGATCGCCGGCTCCATGCCCGACGGGACGCCGTACCACGCCTGGAACAAGGACGTCTGGAACTGGACCTGGGGATCGATCCTCAAGGGCGGCATCGACATCGCCGAGGAGTTCGGTCTCTTCCGCACGGACGGCGAGCGCGAGGAGGCGTACCGCGCACTCACCGAGATCGGGCGACGGTACGGAGTCCGCGGGCTCCCCGACACCTACGCCGATTTCGTCGAGTACTGGCAACCGATCGTCGACGACGTCCTCGCCGTGAGCCCGGAGGTGCGGTTCATCGTCGACCACGCACTCACCCTGCCCAGGCCGCGCGGCTGGGACGCGGTGCCCCTGCCGGTGTGGCAGCTGCTGTCGTTGCCGCTGGTGCGGACCATCCGGGTGGGGATCCTCGCCGGTGTCCCGGAGCGCTTCCACGACGAATTGGGCCTGCGCGCCACCGCGATCGACCGCATCGAGCGCGAGCTCCACGGGCTGTTCTGGCGCACCCTCCCGCGCCCCGTCGCGGGGCTCTTCGGGCCCGCCTACTTCGGCCTGCGCCGGCGCTTCGGCACCCCCGGGTGGCGCACCTTCTACTCGCGAGCCGAGCTCGCGGCGCAGAAGGACGCGGCGGACGAGATCCGTCGCACGGCAACGGGCCCCGCGCACTGA
- a CDS encoding enoyl-CoA hydratase/isomerase family protein yields MVNLTRDGAVLICDLGDGENRLDGTLVTALHAVLDDVDAVSGPAALVTTGSGRFYSNGLEPGAFAEDGYLDAVQGLLGRLLGSGTPTVAALQGHTYAGGLLLALAHDQRVMRADRGYLCLPEARLGFPFLPGMSALVGARVAPAVAHAAMVTAQRYDAEAALHAGLVDEIVEQDGVLASAIVRAAALAPMRGENLAVIKRTRYEHVLHRLAEPAMPPTSAAR; encoded by the coding sequence ATGGTGAATCTGACACGCGACGGCGCAGTGCTGATCTGCGACCTCGGAGACGGCGAGAATCGCCTCGACGGGACGCTGGTCACGGCTCTGCACGCCGTCCTGGACGACGTGGACGCGGTCTCGGGGCCCGCTGCGCTCGTCACCACCGGGAGCGGACGCTTCTACTCGAACGGCCTCGAACCGGGGGCCTTCGCCGAGGACGGCTACCTGGACGCGGTGCAGGGGCTGCTCGGCAGGCTGCTCGGCTCCGGCACGCCCACCGTCGCCGCGCTCCAGGGACACACCTACGCGGGCGGGCTGCTCCTCGCCCTGGCGCACGACCAGCGGGTCATGCGCGCCGACCGCGGATACCTGTGCCTGCCGGAGGCGCGCCTCGGGTTCCCCTTCCTCCCGGGGATGAGCGCGCTGGTCGGCGCGCGGGTCGCGCCCGCCGTCGCACATGCGGCGATGGTGACGGCCCAGCGGTACGACGCCGAAGCCGCCCTGCACGCCGGGCTCGTCGATGAGATCGTCGAGCAGGACGGTGTTCTCGCGTCGGCGATCGTGCGCGCGGCCGCTCTCGCCCCGATGCGGGGCGAGAACCTCGCCGTGATCAAGCGGACCCGGTACGAGCACGTCCTCCACCGACTCGCGGAACCCGCGATGCCGCCCACCTCTGCGGCCCGATGA